TTTTGCCAAAACAATATGAGACCGGACGATCTGATCTCAGCCTTTCCCATACCAGGACAGTTTGTGCCGGATTTCACCGGAATAATGGAAAACATCAGGGAATTCCTTAACGACCCGAGGTCACTCGAAAATCTCTACGTGCCTCAGCACTGGCCAAAAGCGTTCAAGCACATGATGGAAATCCTCAATGACAGCTCACGCTGGAACAACTGTGAGCTAAACCCTATGATATTAAACGATATAATGGCGGTAAATCCTATAAGCCGTCTGATGGCCTCTCTTTTATACAGAAGCCGAATTACCGGCCTTGCTAAAATGTACTATGACGATTGCAACTACAAAGACAATGCGCTTAACTATAATATAGAAGATATATTTAAACCCGGTAAACCTACTATATATCATAACCTATACAACATCACCAAAAGCCGTGTGGAATTACTTATAAACTCAAAAACACACCCAAAATATAAGCCCATGACGATGAAGAGCCTGAGAGCCGGCTCCGCCTTGCCATACATAATTGAGCCGATAGAAATAGACGGCGATATGTGCTGTGAGGGAGCGATGGTGGACACTATCAACTTTAAAGACGTGATTAGAAACCACCCTGACCTTGACGAGATATGGGTAGTCCGGCTTTTAAACCTAAGCCAGATCAAAGAGCCGAAATCCCTTCTCGATGCTCTGAATAACCTGATAATGCTCTTTGCCGCCACTATGTCTGAGGATGCTATCGCTATGCTCAGATTCAGGTTGGAGAAACGCCGTATGAGAACCAGAGTAATCGAGGTGCCGGTTACAGGAGACATACTTTATGAGTGGTCTGAGAGTAACCTTCAAAGGAGTATAGAGCACGGCTACCGCCATGCCGACAGCATCATTAGTAAATATAAACCTCGTTTTATTCTCAGCCCTCAGTTTGAAACCATGAAGGTGATAACCCGCCATGCCACAACGCATGAAACCATTGGCGATGAGTATGCAATGGAGGAATTGTCGTTTTATAATAAAATTGCAAACACACAAAAACCGTTTAGTATTGTTATTTCGGAGTTGGCTGAGCTTCTATCACTGGTTGTCAAACATATGGATGTTGCACGCAAGGCCGGCGAGGGTAAGAGAGACAATGAAATTTCATCATACGAGGACGAAATTGAAACTCGAGCCACAATTATCACTGAGGCACTACAGATATTCTACTTTGACTCCACCAATGCTAAAAGCGGTGAATTGATCAAGATTTGTATAAACCTCACAGAAATGGTGTATAGTCTAAGCAGAGACATAGCGGAGTTTGTTCTAACCGTCGGCGCCCATGCGGATAACGAACATACAGTCAAACACAGCCGGATATTTATTGAATCTATGGACATAGTGCTTATGACACTTTGTGATACATTAAAAGAGCCTTTAAAAGAAAACCTCGATCTGCTTGCTAAAATGGTGTTTGACCATAGCGAGATGATGATAGCCTACAGAAACGACAATCTGGGTTTGACAAAAGAGCATAACACAAAGCAAAGCTCAGGGCTGTTTGTGCTGACCGATCTCGTTGAGAAATATTTTGATAATGTCAACAGAATAATCAAAAGATTTAGGCGCTACCTCGACTTTGAAAAAATATTAAAAGATAACAAGGTTATTTAATGTCCGGCAAGATTATCGACAATAAACAGCAGTGGTTTATAGTGTTTAGTCTTTCTGTTGGAATCCTGATGGCATCCCTTGACTTTGCTATAGTAAACGTCTCACTGCCGACTATCACGGCGTATTTTAAGACAACCACTGAGCATGCCTCGTGGGTCGTACTGACATATTTTCTTGCCAACATGGGACTAACCCTGGTAATAGGGCGACTTGGCGATATATGGGGCTTTAAGAGGCTATACATATGGGGCATGGCTATCTTTACACTATCGTCACTTGCCTGTGGTGCTTCACTATCTGTGGAGATGCTTATAGTTGCAAGGGTGCTTCAGGGAATAGGGGGAGCGATGTTTGCCACACTGGTGCTGGCTATGATAACCTCATACCTGCCCTCGGAATACCGCGGTAAGTACATCGGCATAGTGAGCATGTGTAAGTCTCTGGGGGTGATGATGGGCCCGGGGGCCGGCGCCATGATTACCTCCTATGTAAGCTGGAAGTGGATATTTTTTGTGAACATCCCTTTTGGTATAGCAGCTTTTGCAAGCGCTGCAATGTTGTTGCGTAAAGACGTTTCACAAAGCAACGTTAAGAAGCTCCGGTTAGGGGAGTTTGTCATTGCAATCGCAGCCATTACCTTATTTTTTTACACACTCTCTATAGGTGACAGCTATGGATGGTTCTCCCCGTTGGTGTTGACATTACTTGTGGTATCAGGCTTTGGTCTGGTATTTTTCGTAAGAATGGAATTGAAGTTGGAAGCGCCGCTTATAAACCTTTCTCTGCTTGGCAATATTGATTTGTCTATGGGGCTTATTGCTAATACACTTAGGTTTGTAATTGTTTTTGGTGTGAATTTTGTCTTTCCTTTTTACTTTGAAATAGCAATGGGTTATTCTTTAAAGATTTCGGGGATACTTCTGATGATACCCTCGGCACTTATGATAGTGATGAGTCCCTTTATGGGCAGGGTGTCGGATAAAATCGGCTCCCGAATGCTCTGCGTAACAGGAATGTGCCTGAGTTTAGTCTGCTTTTTGATGCTTGTTTTATATCCCGGCGCAGGGTTTTGGTATATATTGGCATCCATGGTGGTGCTTGGCCTGAGTTCGGGGCTGTTTTCATCGCCAAATGATGCCTTGATAATGGGACACGCTCCTAAGGGTATGGAGGGGCTGGCCTCAAGTCTCAACATTTTGGCAAACAGAGCGGGTGGCACTTTCGGCATAATCGTTTTTCAAAATATCATTGCTTTGTCTCTACCGGCAGGGGTTGACATCAAACCCGGTGTTTCACCTCAAATCCTTCACAGAGTGTTTGAAAACACATTTATCGCTGCCGCTGTGCTGTCTGCCATGGTTATTGTTTTCTCTTTTTTTGCAAAGGATGCCAAACGGGAGTAAATACAGGTTTTCTATCTTTGATGTAGTAAACTTTGATAGGAGGGGAGTAAAATGTTCGATATAAATGTAACTTTGGAAAAATCCTATACGGTGTTTGACATGGACCGTGCGGCACTGGACGGTGATTTGCCGGTTGGTATAAAGTATATGCGTTTTTTGGCAGCACATAACAAAACGCTCCAAGGCGGCAGTGATATCGTTGCCATCTTCCACGGTGATGCCTGCCATATGGTACTAAATGACGATTCATACAACACGTTGCGCAAGGTCTCTTACGGTAATCCATATGCTGCGATGATTCAGCAGCTGATTGATAACGGAGCTGGAGTCGAAATATGTGGAGTCACCATGAGAAACCACTTATGGACTAAAGACAATATCCTGACCGGTGTAAAAGTAAATTCAAACGGACTGCTTAGGCTGATTCAGTTAGCACAGCAGGGGTATGTTATGATTCGGCCATAGGTTTTAAGAGGAGTTTAATAATAATGCCGAATCCATTTGACAGAATTTCAAAAAATGCCTGTTTAATGTAGCTTATATATTGCTGGAAGAGGTTTTATACCAAGTTGCAGTCAATCGTCTAACTTCGTTGGCTTCCTCAAAAGCTCCTCAACATACTAAACAGTACGCCTGCGTCGCTTTCTCCCAGCCGCCTGTGTTTACTTCTGACTACAACTTGGTATTAGTATGAGATGGTAATGAGAAAGTATTTTTGAATAAAAAAAGAATAAATGAAAAATGAGGCACCTTAGTAACAATATGTTATAATGTCGGTGGCTGGTGCGTACCGGAATGTCCTTATCAAAGGATGGATTTTATACCAGGGAGATTCTAATATGGGATTGTCCGAACATGAGCTAAACCGTTACAAGAGACAAATGATGATGGATGGATGGGGTGAAGAAAACCAACAGAAGCTGAAAAACTCCACAGTTTTTGTGGCGGGGGCAGGCGGCCTCGGCTCTCCAGTCTCTATTTATCTTGCCGTGGCAGGCGTAGGACGCTTAAGGATATGCGATTTTGATTCCCCGGATTGGTCAAACTTAAACAGACAAATTCTCCACGACCACACTCGGATTGGAATGAACAAGGCACAATCGGCTAAAGTTACCCTTAATAAAATTAACCCTGACGTAGAGATAATTGCCTTTACCGACACCATAAACAGTGACAACGTTGACAATCTTGTCGGTGATTCCGCAATTATTGTTGATTGTATGGATAATTTTAAGACAAGATATGTACTTAATGAATGTGCTATAAGGAAAAATATTCCTCTGGTCTATGGCAGCATCTGGGGTATGGACGGCAGGCTCTCTTTTATCCACTATCCTGAGACACCGTGTCTGATGTGCCTCTTCCCGGACCCGCCTCCACAGGAGATATTCCCCGTTATCGGCACCACCCCTGGTGTTATCGGCTCTCTACAGGCCCTTGAGACTATTAAATACCTCACTGGGCTTGGAAAGCCTATAAAGGGAAAACTGCTGGTGTGGGATGGCAGTATCTGTGAGTTCAAGACATTTAAAACACATAAAGACCCCCACTGCTTTACCTGTGGGGGCCTTTAGTTTTCTTAAATTATTTATTTTAAACTATTTGTTCTCTAAAAGGGGCGTCTGGACCTTACGTCTAACCTTGGAGGTCTCAGTGTAAGCGGTTCCTCAGGGAAAGTCATACGATAATCCCTGATCTTATTAAAAAGCGTCTTGTAGTCAACCTGTAGGAGGCTTGCCGCCTTCTTTTTATTACCGCCTGTTATATTAAGAACATGGCATATTGCATCTTTTTCTACTGATTCTATAGCCTTATTTGTTATTTCCCGTAGCGATTTGTAGATTTTTTCACTCTTTCTGCCGGTAGGCGCAGGGCGATAACCTTTTACATAAGCACGTAGAAATGCCAAATCGCCATGGTCTATTATATCACTCTTACAAATCAAAATAGCCCTTCTTATGACATTTTTAAGTTCCCTTAAGTTGCCCGGCCAGTCGTGAAATCCCAATAATGCAATAGCATCATCAGTGAACCCATAAATCACCTTTTGTAGCTCATTTGTCAACTCCGTTAAAAACCTGCCGGCAAAGAAAGCAATATCTTCCTTATGGTCTCTTAAGGCAGGAATCTTTATCAAATATTCATTAAGCCTGTAGTATAAATCAGCGCCGAAACTATCTTGTTTAACCAGTTCCTCAAGGCTTCTGTTTGCTAAAGCTATAATCCGTATATCAATTTCTCTGGACTGCTGAGACCCTAAAGGGGTGATCTTTCTGTCTTCCACTGCACTGAGAAGCTTATTTTGCAGATGTCTCGGTACGGTCTGTAATTCGTCCAAAAGTATTGTGCCGTAGTTGGCCGTTTCAAAAAATCCTTTTTTGCTTTTATCTGCTCCTGTAAAAGCACCCTTTTCATATCCAAACAATTCACTCTCTACCAGCGCCTCAGGGATAAGACTTAAATCCACCTTTACAAGAGGCTTGCCTGCTCTCTTACTTAAGCTATGGATCAGCTTTGCGATATAGCCTTTCCCTGTGCCGGTCTCACCCTCGATAATCACCGACATGCCGGTCTCCGCCACTGTTATTATGTCATTGCAAATTTTAGACATCGCCCGGCTATCACCCAGATGGACCTTAATTGAGTCTGAAAGAATAGAGGTTAGCAACTTTACCTTTTTCTTTGCCGATATATGGTCAACAGCGTTTCTCACCAAAATACCAAGTTTATCAAAATCCGGCGGCTTTGTCATAAACTCATAAGCACCCGCCTTCATAGCTTCCACAGCTGAGGGAATATCACCAAAGGCTGTGAGCATTATAACCGGCAGGTCGGCACTATCTTTTTTAATATCCCTGAGAGTTTCTATTCCGCTTTTGCCGGGCATCAAAAGATCAAGAAGCACTACATCCGGCTTATGCTTACTAATCATCTGTAAACCCTTATCACCGTTTCCGGCCTCCAGCGTCTTAAAACCCAACTCCTTCAAATACCCTGCATAAGTTAGCCTCACCATCTCCTCATCATCCACTATCAATACACTTTTTACATCTTCCTGTACTTTCATCCTGTCCGCTCCTTTAACTGTTATAAAAAAGTTTTAATGTTTTCTTGTTAAAGTCCCCCGTTATTGTATTACGCTGCAAATGTCAAAAATGTATTATAATTACTTACAGGAATAAAGTCAAACCATTTTTAAAAGTCAAAGGAGTTAAAGATTAGTGTAGATGCATTGTACTATAGTTATCAGATTCACGTAACTTATTTAGATAAGTGAAGATAAGATCATTAAATTTTGACTTTATTTTCTATCCCTTTACATTGCTTTATTATCGCCACAAGATAGATTGAGGTTAAGTATTTAAACACTCACTCTATAACCCACACCGCACAGTCCTTAGCAAGATGCACAAGCCTGTTTGAGGTGCTGCCCATTAGAAACTCCTCACGCTTTGATATCCCGCGCCGCCCTGTCACTATGGCTGAGCACTGAGCACTCCGCTGTTCCTTTAATATACACTCAGCTACAGTGGGTTCGCTTCTTATCTCTGACTTTG
The Nitrospirae bacterium YQR-1 DNA segment above includes these coding regions:
- a CDS encoding MFS transporter codes for the protein MSGKIIDNKQQWFIVFSLSVGILMASLDFAIVNVSLPTITAYFKTTTEHASWVVLTYFLANMGLTLVIGRLGDIWGFKRLYIWGMAIFTLSSLACGASLSVEMLIVARVLQGIGGAMFATLVLAMITSYLPSEYRGKYIGIVSMCKSLGVMMGPGAGAMITSYVSWKWIFFVNIPFGIAAFASAAMLLRKDVSQSNVKKLRLGEFVIAIAAITLFFYTLSIGDSYGWFSPLVLTLLVVSGFGLVFFVRMELKLEAPLINLSLLGNIDLSMGLIANTLRFVIVFGVNFVFPFYFEIAMGYSLKISGILLMIPSALMIVMSPFMGRVSDKIGSRMLCVTGMCLSLVCFLMLVLYPGAGFWYILASMVVLGLSSGLFSSPNDALIMGHAPKGMEGLASSLNILANRAGGTFGIIVFQNIIALSLPAGVDIKPGVSPQILHRVFENTFIAAAVLSAMVIVFSFFAKDAKRE
- a CDS encoding patatin-like phospholipase family protein: MKQEMKRLIALGGGGPAVGLGLGVLRRISESPDMRFDVWTTACAGAWLGMAYNIAPPGKEYDNALKFCQNNMRPDDLISAFPIPGQFVPDFTGIMENIREFLNDPRSLENLYVPQHWPKAFKHMMEILNDSSRWNNCELNPMILNDIMAVNPISRLMASLLYRSRITGLAKMYYDDCNYKDNALNYNIEDIFKPGKPTIYHNLYNITKSRVELLINSKTHPKYKPMTMKSLRAGSALPYIIEPIEIDGDMCCEGAMVDTINFKDVIRNHPDLDEIWVVRLLNLSQIKEPKSLLDALNNLIMLFAATMSEDAIAMLRFRLEKRRMRTRVIEVPVTGDILYEWSESNLQRSIEHGYRHADSIISKYKPRFILSPQFETMKVITRHATTHETIGDEYAMEELSFYNKIANTQKPFSIVISELAELLSLVVKHMDVARKAGEGKRDNEISSYEDEIETRATIITEALQIFYFDSTNAKSGELIKICINLTEMVYSLSRDIAEFVLTVGAHADNEHTVKHSRIFIESMDIVLMTLCDTLKEPLKENLDLLAKMVFDHSEMMIAYRNDNLGLTKEHNTKQSSGLFVLTDLVEKYFDNVNRIIKRFRRYLDFEKILKDNKVI
- a CDS encoding sigma-54 dependent transcriptional regulator codes for the protein MKVQEDVKSVLIVDDEEMVRLTYAGYLKELGFKTLEAGNGDKGLQMISKHKPDVVLLDLLMPGKSGIETLRDIKKDSADLPVIMLTAFGDIPSAVEAMKAGAYEFMTKPPDFDKLGILVRNAVDHISAKKKVKLLTSILSDSIKVHLGDSRAMSKICNDIITVAETGMSVIIEGETGTGKGYIAKLIHSLSKRAGKPLVKVDLSLIPEALVESELFGYEKGAFTGADKSKKGFFETANYGTILLDELQTVPRHLQNKLLSAVEDRKITPLGSQQSREIDIRIIALANRSLEELVKQDSFGADLYYRLNEYLIKIPALRDHKEDIAFFAGRFLTELTNELQKVIYGFTDDAIALLGFHDWPGNLRELKNVIRRAILICKSDIIDHGDLAFLRAYVKGYRPAPTGRKSEKIYKSLREITNKAIESVEKDAICHVLNITGGNKKKAASLLQVDYKTLFNKIRDYRMTFPEEPLTLRPPRLDVRSRRPF
- a CDS encoding HesA/MoeB/ThiF family protein, translating into MGLSEHELNRYKRQMMMDGWGEENQQKLKNSTVFVAGAGGLGSPVSIYLAVAGVGRLRICDFDSPDWSNLNRQILHDHTRIGMNKAQSAKVTLNKINPDVEIIAFTDTINSDNVDNLVGDSAIIVDCMDNFKTRYVLNECAIRKNIPLVYGSIWGMDGRLSFIHYPETPCLMCLFPDPPPQEIFPVIGTTPGVIGSLQALETIKYLTGLGKPIKGKLLVWDGSICEFKTFKTHKDPHCFTCGGL
- a CDS encoding DsrE family protein — encoded protein: MFDINVTLEKSYTVFDMDRAALDGDLPVGIKYMRFLAAHNKTLQGGSDIVAIFHGDACHMVLNDDSYNTLRKVSYGNPYAAMIQQLIDNGAGVEICGVTMRNHLWTKDNILTGVKVNSNGLLRLIQLAQQGYVMIRP